A stretch of the Malassezia restricta mitochondrion, complete genome genome encodes the following:
- the atp8 gene encoding ATP synthase subunit 8 gives MPQLVPFYFLNQLSFVLFGLFVLIFLFSRYILPAFVELNVVRLYITKLNLIVCKYVHIVIINNKYILIIIPLVHIVH, from the coding sequence ATGCCACAACTAGTACCTTTTTATTTCCTAAATCAACTATCATTCGTACTATTTGGTCTATTTGTGCTAATTTTCCTATTTAGCCGATATATTCTACCTGCATTTGTAGAACTAAATGTAGTACGACTATATATTACAAAACTGAACTTAATAGTATGTAAATATGTACATATTGTAATTATTAATAATAAATATATTTTAATAATAATTCCCTTAGTACATATTGTACATTAG